In Hamadaea flava, a genomic segment contains:
- a CDS encoding serine/threonine-protein kinase — protein MAVPLPNLTPLAAHDPRSAGPYRLLGRLGQGGQGIVYLGLDGGDRHVAVKMLSIDLEQDPRAKARFAKEIAAATRVAAFCTAQVLLADLDAEQPYVASEFIAGPTLHRQVRDHGPVTGNALYRLAVGTATALAAIHQAGIVHCDLKPDNVILGEDGPRVIDFGIARALNTHTLTGNVMGTVPYMAPERFHNADVGPRCDVFGWAATIAFAASGRGPFGHDSLATVMARVLHEPPDLANLSGPLLDLVEEALAKDQYARPTSEQLLLRLLGRADAPAVVEEPLGTVLKAGSVAATAVLPASPPGASIAASTVSSEPGGPVAASSGAMGLGASVAASSRSVGLGASVAGASGGMGPGAPLAATRPQPSVLPVPTTAAVPVPSPTQVAVAPVGGFRRLLRQLGDPIGISAAIVLGAVGFAAIYIASADAARSATTGAIAAGVGYFVRLAVALAMDRDTGRD, from the coding sequence ATGGCCGTCCCGCTGCCGAACCTGACGCCGCTGGCCGCGCACGATCCCCGGTCGGCCGGACCGTACCGGTTGCTGGGCCGGCTGGGGCAGGGTGGGCAGGGGATCGTCTACCTGGGTCTGGACGGCGGAGACCGGCACGTCGCGGTCAAGATGCTCAGCATCGACCTGGAGCAGGATCCGAGGGCCAAGGCGCGGTTCGCCAAGGAGATCGCCGCCGCGACCCGGGTAGCCGCGTTCTGCACCGCCCAGGTCCTGCTGGCCGATCTGGACGCCGAGCAGCCGTATGTGGCCAGCGAGTTCATCGCGGGCCCGACGTTGCACCGCCAGGTGCGCGACCACGGCCCGGTCACCGGCAACGCGCTCTATCGGCTCGCCGTCGGCACCGCGACCGCCCTCGCGGCGATCCACCAGGCGGGGATCGTCCACTGTGACTTGAAGCCCGACAACGTCATCCTGGGCGAGGACGGTCCGCGCGTCATCGACTTCGGCATCGCGCGGGCGCTGAACACGCACACGCTGACCGGCAACGTCATGGGCACGGTGCCGTACATGGCGCCGGAGCGCTTCCACAACGCCGACGTCGGCCCGCGGTGCGACGTCTTCGGCTGGGCGGCGACCATCGCGTTCGCGGCGTCGGGGCGCGGTCCGTTCGGCCACGACTCACTGGCCACCGTGATGGCCCGCGTCCTGCACGAGCCGCCGGACCTGGCGAACCTGTCCGGTCCGCTGCTGGACCTGGTGGAAGAGGCGCTGGCCAAGGACCAGTACGCCCGCCCGACCTCGGAGCAGTTGCTGCTGCGGCTGCTGGGCCGCGCCGACGCACCGGCCGTGGTCGAGGAGCCGCTGGGCACCGTCCTCAAGGCAGGCAGTGTCGCGGCGACCGCCGTGCTCCCAGCCTCACCTCCGGGCGCTTCCATTGCGGCGTCGACCGTTTCTTCGGAGCCGGGCGGTCCCGTTGCGGCGTCGTCCGGGGCCATGGGGCTGGGCGCTTCCGTTGCGGCGTCGTCCAGGAGTGTGGGGCTGGGCGCTTCCGTTGCGGGGGCTTCCGGGGGGATGGGGCCGGGCGCGCCCCTTGCGGCGACACGGCCGCAGCCGAGCGTGCTGCCGGTGCCGACGACGGCCGCGGTGCCGGTGCCCTCGCCCACCCAGGTGGCCGTCGCGCCGGTCGGCGGGTTTCGGCGCCTGCTGCGGCAGCTGGGCGACCCGATCGGGATCTCGGCGGCGATCGTCCTCGGCGCGGTCGGCTTCGCGGCGATCTACATCGCTTCGGCGGACGCCGCGCGCTCCGCGACCACCGGTGCGATCGCCGCTGGAGTCGGCTACTTCGTGCGGCTGGCCGTCGCACTAGCCATGGACCGCGACACCGGGCGGGACTGA
- a CDS encoding helix-turn-helix domain-containing protein — translation MGRPEKPIEIVDEVAAFAAELRTLKAAQGSLTYRDLAARTHYSRTTLAEATAGKKPPSLPVVLAIVRACGGDPGLWQARWEKMRQRAANTPILLSALPEQEVADGSEPEAAGCGADATTAIARKIAWHERRLNLGQVELRYSARQGAAWARFEGYGSLDHLAGQRQVVIEVAVVRESDDRRTAVREAYCFDYHWCDILLSQGRLRAAAWILVDDRVVAESSTPWFALG, via the coding sequence GTGGGCCGTCCGGAGAAGCCGATCGAGATCGTCGACGAGGTCGCGGCGTTCGCTGCCGAGCTGCGTACCCTCAAGGCGGCACAAGGTTCGCTGACCTACCGCGACCTCGCCGCGCGTACGCACTATTCGCGGACGACGCTGGCCGAGGCGACTGCGGGCAAGAAACCACCGAGCCTGCCGGTCGTGCTGGCCATCGTGCGGGCCTGCGGTGGTGACCCCGGGCTGTGGCAGGCGCGCTGGGAGAAGATGCGCCAGCGGGCCGCGAACACGCCGATCCTGCTCTCGGCACTGCCTGAGCAGGAGGTCGCGGACGGGTCCGAACCGGAGGCCGCCGGCTGCGGTGCGGACGCCACGACCGCGATCGCCCGCAAGATCGCCTGGCACGAGCGACGGCTCAACCTGGGTCAGGTCGAACTGCGGTACTCGGCGCGCCAGGGCGCCGCCTGGGCCCGGTTCGAGGGCTATGGATCACTGGACCACCTCGCCGGCCAACGACAGGTCGTCATCGAGGTGGCCGTCGTCCGCGAGTCCGACGACCGGCGCACCGCAGTACGCGAGGCGTACTGCTTCGACTATCACTGGTGCGACATCCTGCTCAGCCAGGGACGGCTCCGCGCCGCCGCCTGGATCCTGGTCGACGACCGGGTCGTCGCCGAGAGCAGCACACCCTGGTTCGCCCTCGGCTGA
- a CDS encoding oxygenase MpaB family protein codes for MAGGGRYRWLRRIEALDPLHDHHEIYRISTGFEFPFDYQRALEFALFRTYCVPSISALLDATGEFRLRPQQRYDDTALLMAEMVEHGYDSPRGKQALRAVNRAHSAYAISNDDMRYVLSTFVYEPIDWLGRFGWRPLHEHERLAAFHYYRAVGARMGIHDVPDDFDAFWDFKREYERTKFRYDPTNERVGTYTLDLFASWYPAPLRRAARLGVLALLPVELRTAFGFPAAPRWVSATVNGSLRTRASAVRLLPPRTKSKLTRAPRNRTYPGYPEGYQPADLGAPPPSPDLDPSWLARPADRR; via the coding sequence ATGGCTGGTGGCGGTCGGTACCGATGGTTGCGTCGCATCGAGGCGCTCGATCCCCTGCACGACCATCACGAGATCTACCGGATCTCGACAGGCTTCGAGTTCCCGTTCGACTATCAGCGGGCGCTGGAGTTCGCGCTGTTCCGCACGTACTGCGTACCGAGCATCTCGGCGCTGCTCGACGCGACCGGCGAGTTCCGGCTCCGCCCGCAACAGCGGTACGACGACACCGCCTTGCTGATGGCCGAGATGGTCGAGCACGGGTACGACTCGCCACGTGGCAAGCAGGCGCTGCGCGCGGTCAACCGGGCCCACTCCGCGTACGCGATCTCCAACGACGACATGCGCTATGTGCTGTCCACCTTCGTCTACGAGCCGATCGACTGGCTGGGCCGCTTCGGCTGGCGACCGCTGCACGAGCACGAGCGGCTGGCCGCGTTCCACTACTACCGCGCGGTCGGTGCTCGGATGGGCATCCACGACGTACCGGACGACTTCGACGCGTTCTGGGACTTCAAGCGCGAGTACGAGCGCACGAAGTTCCGGTATGACCCGACCAACGAGCGCGTCGGCACGTACACCCTGGACCTGTTCGCGTCCTGGTATCCCGCGCCGTTGCGCCGCGCCGCCCGGCTCGGAGTGTTGGCGCTGCTACCCGTCGAACTGCGTACCGCGTTCGGCTTTCCGGCCGCGCCGCGCTGGGTGTCCGCGACGGTCAACGGCAGCTTGCGTACGCGGGCCTCTGCGGTTCGGCTGCTCCCACCGCGTACCAAGAGCAAACTGACCCGGGCACCGCGAAACCGCACGTATCCCGGCTATCCCGAGGGATACCAGCCCGCGGACCTTGGCGCTCCCCCGCCATCGCCCGACCTCGACCCGAGCTGGCTGGCCCGCCCGGCGGACCGCCGGTGA
- a CDS encoding isoquinoline 1-oxidoreductase, with the protein MVEAVARRRFRGYVLAAPILVTAADLAATPTATTEDLLGLNDIRTAVALPASRLISIEVHPDGTVTLVVPRATSREALATSVTLITQELSVPRERVDVALGDALPDAAYHQVTTVRVAVAVARRRLLEAASAAFGSPVADLRLAAGAVADRGGHRLDLGALAAKAASTSTVAVAVELAG; encoded by the coding sequence ATGGTGGAAGCCGTCGCCCGGCGACGATTCCGTGGGTACGTGCTGGCCGCCCCGATCCTCGTCACCGCAGCCGACCTGGCGGCGACGCCCACAGCTACCACCGAGGACCTGCTCGGCCTCAACGACATCAGGACCGCGGTGGCGCTGCCGGCGTCCCGGCTGATCTCGATCGAGGTCCACCCGGACGGGACGGTGACGCTCGTGGTTCCGCGAGCCACCTCGAGGGAGGCGCTCGCAACGTCGGTCACGCTGATCACGCAGGAGCTGTCCGTGCCGCGGGAGCGGGTCGACGTCGCGCTGGGCGATGCGCTGCCCGATGCGGCGTACCACCAGGTGACGACCGTGCGAGTCGCTGTCGCGGTGGCGCGTCGGCGCCTGCTGGAGGCCGCGTCGGCCGCGTTCGGCTCGCCCGTCGCCGACCTGCGGCTCGCCGCTGGAGCGGTCGCCGATCGCGGCGGCCACCGACTCGACCTCGGCGCCCTCGCGGCGAAGGCGGCCAGCACGAGCACCGTCGCCGTGGCGGTGGAACTCGCCGGCTAG
- a CDS encoding vWA domain-containing protein — MASGRRWLPVTVAVVVGLAVIAGSYLYVRLDTDRSDCVALGMVSSTEKNDLVAELAGRYNKSGRRFGGQCANVTVAGLNSGQAMEALAGDWATVAGGIPKPQVWLPTSSLWTGQLQLRDRAAKRPEQTPGEYPSIANSPLVIAMPATKARVLQQRGELGWGDILGLSGDEGWAAFGKPEWKRFTFGKDNPRLSTSGLAATIATYYAATGTSSDLIDADVRAPQVTQFVRRIEANVSHYSDDVVDLLKSLAAADLSPVDEGESDLSAVVTQEELVYLYNEGQLSPRTADKPGEKPHEPLVALYPKEGTFNLDHPYVVLPGASTAQQKAAADFLAFLQESPQQRAFAGLGFRDHQQVASAELTKVVGGHETDKRPYFKPPSPTVVQGILDSWSTLRKKANILMTIDVSGSMTNQVRSKTRLEMATEAAKKGLALLNSADQVGLWSFSSEKQGSSAAPYQQQVPLSRLDLGHFSDRLSGLRPGGATALYTTIRAAHSYMLDHYDRTRINAVVVLTDGENEYARDNKLANLLKDVALDPDRPVKIFCIAFDKGSDLATLEAIAKAASGKAFDARDPQLIDDAFVKLLSSF, encoded by the coding sequence ATGGCATCCGGCCGCAGATGGCTCCCGGTGACCGTCGCCGTGGTGGTCGGGCTCGCGGTGATCGCGGGTTCCTACCTGTACGTACGGCTCGACACCGATCGCAGCGACTGCGTGGCGCTCGGCATGGTCTCCTCCACCGAGAAGAACGATCTGGTCGCGGAGCTGGCCGGGCGGTACAACAAAAGCGGGCGGCGCTTCGGCGGGCAGTGCGCGAACGTCACGGTGGCCGGGCTGAACTCCGGTCAGGCGATGGAGGCGCTGGCCGGGGACTGGGCCACCGTTGCGGGCGGCATCCCGAAGCCTCAGGTGTGGTTGCCGACGTCGAGCCTGTGGACCGGTCAGCTGCAACTGCGCGACCGGGCGGCCAAGCGGCCGGAGCAGACTCCGGGGGAGTACCCGTCGATCGCCAACAGCCCGCTGGTCATCGCGATGCCCGCGACGAAGGCTCGGGTGCTGCAACAGCGGGGCGAGCTGGGTTGGGGCGACATCCTCGGTTTGTCCGGCGACGAGGGCTGGGCGGCCTTCGGCAAGCCCGAATGGAAGCGGTTCACCTTCGGCAAGGACAACCCCCGGCTGTCCACCTCGGGCCTGGCCGCCACCATCGCGACCTACTACGCGGCGACCGGAACCTCCAGCGATCTGATCGACGCCGACGTACGCGCACCGCAGGTGACCCAGTTCGTCCGCCGGATCGAGGCGAACGTGTCGCACTACAGCGACGACGTCGTGGACCTGCTGAAGTCGCTGGCCGCCGCCGATCTGTCCCCAGTGGACGAGGGAGAGTCGGATCTGAGCGCGGTCGTGACGCAGGAGGAACTCGTCTATCTGTACAACGAGGGCCAGCTCAGCCCGCGTACGGCGGACAAGCCGGGGGAGAAGCCGCACGAGCCGTTGGTGGCGCTGTATCCCAAGGAAGGCACGTTCAACCTCGATCACCCGTACGTCGTGCTGCCGGGCGCTTCGACCGCGCAGCAGAAGGCGGCGGCCGACTTCCTGGCGTTCCTGCAGGAATCGCCGCAGCAGCGGGCGTTCGCCGGGCTGGGTTTCCGCGATCACCAGCAGGTCGCCTCGGCGGAGCTGACGAAGGTGGTCGGCGGCCACGAGACGGACAAGCGCCCGTACTTCAAGCCGCCGTCGCCGACCGTGGTCCAGGGCATCCTGGACAGCTGGTCGACGCTGCGCAAGAAGGCGAACATTCTGATGACCATCGACGTCTCGGGCTCGATGACGAACCAGGTCAGGTCCAAGACACGACTGGAGATGGCGACGGAGGCGGCGAAGAAGGGCCTGGCCCTGCTGAACTCGGCCGATCAGGTCGGGCTGTGGTCGTTCTCCTCGGAGAAGCAGGGTTCGAGCGCGGCGCCCTATCAGCAGCAGGTGCCGCTGTCCCGGCTGGACCTCGGGCATTTCTCCGACCGGCTGAGTGGGCTGCGTCCCGGTGGCGCGACCGCGCTCTACACGACCATCCGCGCCGCCCACTCCTACATGCTCGACCATTACGACCGTACGCGGATCAACGCGGTCGTGGTGCTGACCGACGGCGAGAACGAGTACGCCAGGGACAACAAGCTGGCGAACCTGCTCAAGGACGTCGCGCTGGACCCCGACCGCCCGGTGAAGATCTTCTGCATCGCCTTCGACAAGGGATCGGACCTGGCGACCTTGGAGGCGATCGCCAAGGCCGCCTCGGGCAAGGCGTTCGACGCACGGGACCCGCAGCTGATCGACGACGCGTTCGTCAAGCTGCTCAGCAGTTTCTGA
- a CDS encoding NADPH:quinone oxidoreductase family protein — protein sequence MRALQQTSLRGPQDLRLITDATKPEPGPGEVLIRVTAAGINFADLSQAYGAFANGPQPPYLAGFEAAGQVVAVGSAVIGLTPGTHVVGTNVFGLGAFAEYMSLPAGAVLPVPEGWPDEHALGLTVNYPTAMAALRPLGGLAAGQTVLIHAAAGATGQAAMIMAKHYGATVIAAASPDKHHLLDNADHVVNSRSQDLAAHVLGLTDGAGVDLVLESAGGTTFEASLASAKRVTGRVVVIGSAGGDATLSNWDLIYRHQVHVIGFNLGILIQTAPHVFGEVMGELFALIATGVLRPTQPTMFDLADGPKALAELQARTTVGKLALRP from the coding sequence ATGCGCGCCCTCCAGCAGACCTCGCTCCGCGGTCCCCAGGACTTGCGACTCATCACCGATGCCACCAAGCCGGAGCCGGGACCGGGCGAGGTGCTGATCCGCGTGACCGCCGCCGGGATCAACTTCGCCGATCTGTCTCAGGCGTACGGCGCCTTCGCCAACGGCCCGCAGCCGCCGTACCTGGCCGGTTTCGAGGCTGCCGGCCAGGTCGTCGCGGTCGGCAGCGCGGTGATCGGGCTGACCCCAGGCACCCATGTGGTAGGGACGAATGTCTTCGGACTCGGCGCCTTCGCCGAGTACATGTCCCTACCAGCCGGGGCCGTGCTGCCGGTGCCGGAAGGTTGGCCGGACGAGCATGCGTTGGGGCTGACCGTGAATTACCCGACCGCCATGGCCGCGCTGCGGCCACTGGGCGGGCTCGCTGCCGGGCAGACGGTGCTGATCCATGCCGCAGCCGGAGCCACCGGACAAGCGGCGATGATCATGGCCAAACACTACGGCGCCACGGTGATCGCCGCCGCGTCGCCGGACAAGCACCACCTGCTCGATAACGCGGACCACGTCGTGAACTCGCGCAGCCAAGACCTCGCCGCCCACGTGCTAGGGCTGACCGATGGGGCGGGCGTCGACCTGGTGCTCGAATCGGCCGGTGGCACCACCTTCGAGGCCAGTCTGGCGTCGGCGAAACGAGTCACCGGCCGCGTCGTGGTCATCGGCAGCGCGGGCGGCGACGCGACGCTGAGCAACTGGGATCTGATCTACCGGCACCAGGTCCACGTGATCGGCTTCAACCTCGGCATCCTCATCCAAACCGCGCCGCACGTCTTCGGCGAGGTCATGGGCGAACTGTTCGCGCTGATCGCCACCGGGGTCCTGCGACCCACGCAGCCGACGATGTTCGACCTGGCCGACGGCCCCAAAGCGCTTGCCGAACTCCAGGCCCGAACGACCGTCGGCAAACTGGCTCTACGCCCGTAG
- a CDS encoding phosphotransferase family protein, with translation MTDEADLPGLPFDRLAAYLGEHLSDVDSAAPWQAQSLAGGRSNLTYRIDQGTRSWVLRRPPLGHVMPKAHDMAREYRVLCGLDRTAVPSARPYLLCEDASVIGAPFLVMEHVEGVVLSSAADCAGLSAERAAAISEVLVRTLATLHDADLTGTGLETFGQPAGYLSRQAALWTAQWERTKVRDLPGFDRLARWLADRTDAYADRPATLVHGDYRLDNLILAPDTARVRAVLDWEMATRGDPVCDLALLLVYWTEPGDTLRRRVPVALGVTDRPGFGDRAAVLGAYTALRPVDGDHLDVCLALTCLKLAVIMESIYFRHLQGQHLGSDAAGMAEASAALVELGLRVADGQGVAALGS, from the coding sequence ATGACTGACGAGGCAGACCTGCCAGGTCTGCCCTTCGATCGGCTGGCGGCGTACCTGGGCGAACATCTGTCTGACGTGGATTCGGCGGCACCATGGCAGGCCCAGTCGCTCGCGGGCGGCCGCAGTAATCTCACTTACCGCATCGACCAAGGCACCCGGTCCTGGGTGCTGCGCCGGCCGCCGCTCGGCCATGTGATGCCCAAGGCACACGACATGGCCCGCGAGTATCGCGTCCTGTGTGGCCTCGACCGTACCGCGGTGCCGAGCGCCCGGCCGTATCTGCTCTGCGAGGACGCGTCCGTCATCGGTGCGCCCTTCCTCGTCATGGAGCACGTCGAGGGCGTCGTGTTGTCGTCGGCGGCGGACTGCGCCGGCCTTTCCGCCGAGCGTGCCGCGGCGATCTCCGAAGTCCTCGTCCGGACGCTGGCCACGCTGCACGATGCCGACCTCACCGGCACCGGCCTGGAGACCTTCGGGCAACCGGCCGGCTACCTCAGCCGCCAGGCCGCGCTGTGGACCGCCCAATGGGAGCGGACCAAGGTACGAGACCTGCCCGGATTCGACCGGCTCGCCCGCTGGCTGGCCGACCGCACCGACGCGTACGCCGACCGGCCGGCCACACTCGTGCACGGCGACTACCGCCTCGACAACCTCATCCTCGCGCCCGACACCGCCCGCGTACGCGCAGTGCTGGACTGGGAGATGGCCACCCGCGGCGATCCGGTGTGCGACCTCGCGCTCCTGCTCGTCTACTGGACCGAGCCCGGCGACACCTTGCGACGACGCGTACCGGTGGCGCTCGGGGTGACCGACCGGCCGGGGTTCGGCGATCGCGCCGCCGTGCTGGGCGCGTACACCGCTCTCCGTCCGGTCGACGGCGACCACCTCGACGTATGCCTGGCGCTGACCTGTCTCAAGCTCGCGGTCATCATGGAGTCGATCTACTTCCGCCATCTCCAGGGCCAGCACCTGGGATCGGACGCGGCCGGCATGGCAGAGGCGTCCGCCGCGCTCGTCGAGCTGGGCCTGCGCGTCGCCGACGGACAGGGTGTCGCCGCGTTGGGCTCGTGA
- a CDS encoding TetR/AcrR family transcriptional regulator has protein sequence MTVSRPARPASRTRRPRTADDRRTEIVLRASELFDDVGYHLTSMDDIARAVGLAKPTLYHYFPSKDSILLAIHEEFISILLGRQRQRLERDDRDVSDLLLDVMVDICDLMRTHRGYVRVFFEHHRELPDASRREALAARDAYFDSVRGLFERGRTEGLVTGDPMLSSMALFGMCNWAYQWYDPRGTLTSLDVARYFHRVLLHGVGATPSRP, from the coding sequence ATGACCGTTTCACGACCGGCTCGCCCCGCGTCGCGTACGCGTCGGCCGCGCACCGCGGACGACCGGCGTACCGAGATCGTCCTGAGGGCCTCCGAGCTGTTCGACGACGTCGGCTATCACCTGACCTCGATGGACGACATCGCCCGGGCGGTGGGGCTCGCCAAGCCGACGCTGTACCACTACTTCCCGAGCAAGGACAGCATCCTCCTCGCGATCCACGAGGAGTTCATCTCCATCCTGCTCGGCCGGCAGCGACAGCGGCTGGAGCGGGACGACCGCGACGTCTCCGATCTGCTGCTCGACGTCATGGTGGACATCTGCGACCTGATGCGTACGCACCGCGGTTATGTCCGGGTCTTCTTCGAGCATCATCGCGAACTGCCGGACGCCTCCCGGCGGGAAGCCCTGGCGGCGCGCGACGCGTACTTCGACTCCGTCCGGGGGCTGTTCGAGCGCGGTCGCACCGAAGGCTTGGTCACCGGCGATCCGATGCTCAGCTCGATGGCGCTGTTCGGCATGTGCAACTGGGCATACCAGTGGTACGACCCGCGCGGGACACTCACTTCGCTGGACGTCGCCCGCTACTTCCATCGGGTTCTGCTGCACGGCGTCGGAGCGACTCCCAGCCGGCCATAG
- a CDS encoding TetR/AcrR family transcriptional regulator, with the protein MASRGRPRGFDADVALRQALEVFWERGYEGTSLSDLAGAMGIASASIYACFGSKEDLFRQAVALYGTLSGAAPRRALRDQPSARVAIEAMLRATADEITRPDAPRGCLLVLAAPTGAVENHRVRDFLAERRHSQFEAIRECLAADAETPAADVDAIARFYTTVVHGLSIQARDGATRAELETVIACAMAGWESLRRRAAEPDGSSGRRPAK; encoded by the coding sequence ATGGCTTCTCGTGGCAGACCGCGCGGATTCGACGCGGACGTGGCCCTGCGCCAAGCGCTGGAGGTGTTCTGGGAACGCGGTTACGAGGGGACCTCGTTGAGCGACCTGGCCGGGGCGATGGGGATCGCCTCAGCCAGCATCTACGCCTGCTTCGGCAGCAAGGAGGACCTGTTCCGCCAGGCCGTCGCGCTGTACGGGACGCTGTCCGGCGCCGCGCCCCGGCGGGCGCTGCGTGACCAACCGTCCGCGCGGGTCGCCATCGAGGCGATGCTGCGCGCCACCGCCGACGAGATCACCCGCCCGGACGCTCCGCGTGGCTGCCTGCTCGTGCTCGCCGCGCCCACCGGGGCGGTGGAGAATCACCGGGTACGCGATTTTCTGGCCGAACGGCGGCACAGCCAGTTCGAGGCCATCCGCGAATGCCTGGCCGCCGACGCGGAAACCCCGGCCGCCGATGTGGACGCGATCGCCCGGTTCTACACGACCGTGGTGCACGGCCTGTCGATCCAGGCCCGCGACGGCGCCACCCGGGCCGAATTGGAGACGGTCATCGCCTGCGCTATGGCCGGCTGGGAGTCGCTCCGACGCCGTGCAGCAGAACCCGATGGAAGTAGCGGGCGACGTCCAGCGAAGTGA
- a CDS encoding acyl-CoA dehydrogenase family protein, whose product MNANGTQSLSARVREFIDHRVIPVEHAVETDPQILVKLRRAAREAGVFAPSAPTEYGGLGLSMLGQTDVLEEAGRSLPGPLVLNCAAPDEGNMTLLEHVATPAQREQYLRPLAAGDVRSAFAMTEPAPGAGSDPTALATSAVRDGDDWVIDGQKWFITGADGAGFFIVMARTGADAATMFLVDAGNPGLTVGRHIPTIDAGFTGGHCEVTLERCRVRSSAVLGEVDRGFANAQVRLGPARLTHCMRWLGVARRAHEIMLGYVVDRELFGSRLADLGLAQHLIADNEIDLAASRALIRTAAVALDQGSRANQETSIAKTFVSEAVGRVVDRSVQLCGAQGVSHDLPLARFLAEVRPFRIYDGASEAHRWAVARRAVRRYEAARPGKRSHD is encoded by the coding sequence GTGAACGCGAACGGTACGCAGAGCCTCTCCGCGCGGGTCCGCGAGTTCATCGACCATCGGGTGATCCCGGTCGAACACGCCGTCGAGACCGATCCCCAAATACTGGTGAAACTTCGCCGAGCGGCTCGCGAAGCGGGCGTGTTCGCCCCGTCGGCCCCCACCGAGTACGGCGGCCTGGGCCTGTCGATGCTCGGCCAGACCGACGTGCTGGAGGAGGCCGGACGGAGTCTGCCCGGCCCGCTCGTGCTGAACTGCGCCGCCCCCGACGAGGGCAACATGACGCTGCTGGAACACGTCGCCACACCCGCACAACGCGAGCAGTACCTTCGGCCGCTGGCCGCCGGCGACGTCCGTTCGGCGTTCGCCATGACCGAACCCGCCCCCGGTGCCGGGTCGGATCCCACCGCGCTCGCCACGTCCGCCGTACGTGACGGCGACGACTGGGTGATCGACGGCCAGAAGTGGTTCATCACTGGCGCCGACGGAGCGGGCTTCTTCATCGTGATGGCACGCACCGGCGCGGACGCCGCGACGATGTTCCTCGTCGACGCCGGCAACCCCGGTCTGACGGTCGGCCGGCACATCCCGACCATCGACGCCGGGTTCACCGGCGGGCATTGCGAAGTGACGCTGGAGCGGTGTCGCGTTCGGTCGTCGGCGGTGCTGGGCGAGGTCGATCGCGGCTTCGCCAACGCCCAGGTCCGGCTCGGACCCGCTCGCCTGACGCACTGCATGCGCTGGCTCGGCGTCGCCCGCCGCGCGCACGAGATCATGCTCGGCTACGTCGTCGACCGGGAACTGTTCGGCAGCCGGCTCGCCGATCTCGGCCTCGCACAGCACCTCATCGCCGACAACGAGATCGACCTCGCGGCGTCCCGGGCGCTGATCCGCACCGCCGCCGTGGCGCTCGACCAGGGCAGCCGGGCGAACCAGGAGACCTCGATCGCCAAGACGTTCGTCTCGGAGGCCGTCGGCCGCGTCGTCGACCGCTCCGTCCAATTGTGCGGCGCGCAGGGGGTCTCCCACGACCTGCCGCTGGCGCGGTTCCTGGCCGAGGTACGCCCATTCCGCATCTACGACGGCGCGTCCGAGGCGCACCGCTGGGCGGTGGCCCGTCGTGCGGTCCGGCGATACGAGGCGGCCCGACCCGGTAAGCGGTCGCATGACTGA